Proteins from a single region of Rhinatrema bivittatum chromosome 13, aRhiBiv1.1, whole genome shotgun sequence:
- the FAM219B gene encoding protein FAM219B isoform X1, translating into MEPDSSGDPERGSGEGSTEPVRKTEKAEKESPVVKRGPYIMTKAPSIHTKLQRHREMAKAALRKKGMLGGAILHQPKPSTKRSVKFNKGYAALRQTSDETLVSLDSDSDGEVESRYSSGYSSAEQVNQDLNRQLLQDGYRLDEIPDDEDLDLIPPKPISSVSCPCCFGDSPSCTVQ; encoded by the exons ATGGAGCCTGACTCGAGCGGAGACCCCGAGCGGGGCTCAGGGGAGGGCAGCACGGAG CCTGTAAGAAAGACCGAGAAGGCAGAAAAGGAGAGTCCTGTGGTAAAACGGGGACCGTACATCATGACCAAAGCTCCCTCTATACACACTAAACTGC AGAGGCACCGAGAAATGGCGAAGGCAGCACTGAGGAAGAAAGGCATGCTGGGAGGAGCCATCCTGCACCAACCAAAGCCATCTACCAAAAG GTCAGTAAAGTTTAATAAGGGCTATGCCGCTCTGAGACAAACATCAGATGAAACTCTGGTCTCTCTGGATTCAGACAG TGATGGAGAAGTGGAGTCGAGATACTCCTCAGGTTACTCCTCTGCAGAG CAGGTGAACCAGGATCTGAATCGTCAGCTGCTGCAGGATGGATATCGCTTGGATGAGATCCCAGATGATGAGGACCTGGACCTAATTCCCCCCAAGCCCATTAGCTCTGTGTCCTGCCCCTGTTGCTTTGGGGACTCCCCCTCCTGCACTGTCCAGTAG
- the FAM219B gene encoding protein FAM219B isoform X2, producing MEPDSSGDPERGSGEGSTEPVRKTEKAEKESPVVKRGPYIMTKAPSIHTKLQRHREMAKAALRKKGMLGGAILHQPKPSTKRSVKFNKGYAALRQTSDETLVSLDSDSDGEVESRYSSGYSSAEVNQDLNRQLLQDGYRLDEIPDDEDLDLIPPKPISSVSCPCCFGDSPSCTVQ from the exons ATGGAGCCTGACTCGAGCGGAGACCCCGAGCGGGGCTCAGGGGAGGGCAGCACGGAG CCTGTAAGAAAGACCGAGAAGGCAGAAAAGGAGAGTCCTGTGGTAAAACGGGGACCGTACATCATGACCAAAGCTCCCTCTATACACACTAAACTGC AGAGGCACCGAGAAATGGCGAAGGCAGCACTGAGGAAGAAAGGCATGCTGGGAGGAGCCATCCTGCACCAACCAAAGCCATCTACCAAAAG GTCAGTAAAGTTTAATAAGGGCTATGCCGCTCTGAGACAAACATCAGATGAAACTCTGGTCTCTCTGGATTCAGACAG TGATGGAGAAGTGGAGTCGAGATACTCCTCAGGTTACTCCTCTGCAGAG GTGAACCAGGATCTGAATCGTCAGCTGCTGCAGGATGGATATCGCTTGGATGAGATCCCAGATGATGAGGACCTGGACCTAATTCCCCCCAAGCCCATTAGCTCTGTGTCCTGCCCCTGTTGCTTTGGGGACTCCCCCTCCTGCACTGTCCAGTAG
- the FAM219B gene encoding protein FAM219B isoform X3 — MEPDSSGDPERGSGEGSTEPVRKTEKAEKESPVVKRGPYIMTKAPSIHTKLQRHREMAKAALRKKGMLGGAILHQPKPSTKSDGEVESRYSSGYSSAEQVNQDLNRQLLQDGYRLDEIPDDEDLDLIPPKPISSVSCPCCFGDSPSCTVQ; from the exons ATGGAGCCTGACTCGAGCGGAGACCCCGAGCGGGGCTCAGGGGAGGGCAGCACGGAG CCTGTAAGAAAGACCGAGAAGGCAGAAAAGGAGAGTCCTGTGGTAAAACGGGGACCGTACATCATGACCAAAGCTCCCTCTATACACACTAAACTGC AGAGGCACCGAGAAATGGCGAAGGCAGCACTGAGGAAGAAAGGCATGCTGGGAGGAGCCATCCTGCACCAACCAAAGCCATCTACCAAAAG TGATGGAGAAGTGGAGTCGAGATACTCCTCAGGTTACTCCTCTGCAGAG CAGGTGAACCAGGATCTGAATCGTCAGCTGCTGCAGGATGGATATCGCTTGGATGAGATCCCAGATGATGAGGACCTGGACCTAATTCCCCCCAAGCCCATTAGCTCTGTGTCCTGCCCCTGTTGCTTTGGGGACTCCCCCTCCTGCACTGTCCAGTAG
- the FAM219B gene encoding protein FAM219B isoform X4, with protein MEPDSSGDPERGSGEGSTEPVRKTEKAEKESPVVKRGPYIMTKAPSIHTKLQRHREMAKAALRKKGMLGGAILHQPKPSTKSDGEVESRYSSGYSSAEVNQDLNRQLLQDGYRLDEIPDDEDLDLIPPKPISSVSCPCCFGDSPSCTVQ; from the exons ATGGAGCCTGACTCGAGCGGAGACCCCGAGCGGGGCTCAGGGGAGGGCAGCACGGAG CCTGTAAGAAAGACCGAGAAGGCAGAAAAGGAGAGTCCTGTGGTAAAACGGGGACCGTACATCATGACCAAAGCTCCCTCTATACACACTAAACTGC AGAGGCACCGAGAAATGGCGAAGGCAGCACTGAGGAAGAAAGGCATGCTGGGAGGAGCCATCCTGCACCAACCAAAGCCATCTACCAAAAG TGATGGAGAAGTGGAGTCGAGATACTCCTCAGGTTACTCCTCTGCAGAG GTGAACCAGGATCTGAATCGTCAGCTGCTGCAGGATGGATATCGCTTGGATGAGATCCCAGATGATGAGGACCTGGACCTAATTCCCCCCAAGCCCATTAGCTCTGTGTCCTGCCCCTGTTGCTTTGGGGACTCCCCCTCCTGCACTGTCCAGTAG